The DNA sequence AGTCTTTAAGGCCGGGCATTTTGCCTGGCGTCAGGCAATCAGCCGATTGTTCTTGTTAGCGATGCTTTTTGCTGGCTTGCCTGTGTGGGCCGATGACCTCAGTAGTCTTGATGAGTTGGCCCAGGGGGATAATGCTAGCATCATGCAGCTTGGGGATGCGCTGCAGGCCGACATCACCCAAAGCGGCGAGGCGAATCGCGCCTTGTTTACGCAATTTGGGGTGGCCAACAGCGCTGAGTTGCAGCAGCAGGGGATCGGCAATCAGGCGTATCTGCTGCAGCAAGGGGAGGCGATAGAGGCCAGCCTGCTGCAGGTTGGGGTCAACAACAGTCTGATCGCCAGTCAACTTGGAGCGAACCTGTCTCTGGTAGCTGAGCAGCGGGGCAGTGATAACCAGGCCTATGTGCAACAGAGCGGTTATGACAATGAGGTCAGCATCTATCAAAACGGTTCGGGTCATGGGGTGATTGTGACTCAATGGGGGAATGCACAGCGAGCAAGCGTGACTCAGGGTTATCGTCAGCAGTAAGGCGATGAAAGATAAGGTGAAGGGAGCTCGCCTCAAACAGATATTCTGGTAGGGCTTGATAAAATTGGCGCAATTAAGATGTTATTTTTAATTCTATAGTTGTTATTATATGTGTCGGTTTAATGGAATACGCTTATAACTAGCGACATGGAGTGAGCAGGATGTTCAAAGTGATAAATTGGGTAGTGGTATCGCGATCGCAACTGTTGATTGATCTGTTGGAGACGCGTTGGCCCCAGGAGTTTCTGGTTAAACTGGCTAAGGTCACCCCAGAGAGTGTTGAAGTGACTATGAGTGAAGGGAATTACTCTTTGGTTGTTATCGATCTCGCCACCATAGATGTGCAGCGTGCCTACCAGGTACAAAAGCAGATCGAGAAGCGCCACAGCGCCCGCGTGGTATTCTTGCACTATCCGAAACAGATAGATGCAAGATTCTTAATTTCCCCCATTACCGCCGCCGTCTTTTATGGCGATGCTTCCCTTGAGCATATAGGCAAGGTCTTAG is a window from the Shewanella loihica PV-4 genome containing:
- a CDS encoding LuxR C-terminal-related transcriptional regulator → MFKVINWVVVSRSQLLIDLLETRWPQEFLVKLAKVTPESVEVTMSEGNYSLVVIDLATIDVQRAYQVQKQIEKRHSARVVFLHYPKQIDARFLISPITAAVFYGDASLEHIGKVLANVLRGQTVIPHALLSASADQEQLDGADNLTIREREVLQALLSGSTNVDIANQLFVSESTIKTHLYRVFRKIGVSSRGQAIAWAQTHLHEVQQ